One Arachis hypogaea cultivar Tifrunner chromosome 18, arahy.Tifrunner.gnm2.J5K5, whole genome shotgun sequence genomic window, GACAAAGAACTTGTAATTTTGAATCAACATAGACCATTATCAAATTGGTTAAGGCCAGGTATTTTGGTGGACACCTTGCGGGTATCTTcctaagaaattttaaaaaaaaattgattaaggACAGTGACGGCAGAAAATTTTAAAAGTgaggataaaaatatatatatcttaaaataaattttattgaatattgttaattatattaaaaatataatacatatataaaatttaaaaagagttagtgaacatttttattcttaaaatactatttattatatataatttataaaaaaaatatgtttttatttctaaaatttaaactaaaatattttaattaaattataaataatttgtcatcataaataattttatttttatgtatttttatatatatttaataataaaagactgaatcAATTGGTACGTTAGCGCCTATTAATACACTAgcatttataatttgaaactataattgtatataaatatcataaaaaaacaaacctatatatgaaaaatatgtttatatcaaataataaaaacttaatttataattatttttctctctttctttttgaaataattaattttttatatatttttaatttaattttgatatactactgttagattaaaaaatttatacatctatttaattatgtattgtagtttaaaaatatcttttacatTCATCacgtaaataattatctaaaaaaataaatataatcaaatatctatgtaaaaaaatatacatattttaatatatcaaaattaactttCATGCTTTTAAACAATTGTTTTACTActcattataatttttaaatattaattacctCACATTAAATTAGcaagtttattttttataatatttatgacataagatactttttaatctaaaataattattacaagcaagattatttaaaagataaaattaaaaaatattatattattttaaaataaaagatattaattaatagataaatactatttttttcatctcaactaattttttaagacaaaaaaatattgataattttatttatatttaaaagaaaTAGATTTAGTTTGGTAATTAACGATttgattgaatttaaaaaattatattattattgtttattaatttttttattgagttaatttatttacttatttttaattttgatattaaatcaaatttaacaaaataaatattgttatacgttaaatttaataaaaaaattatttttaacatgaatcacaaaataaaattttataaatttttgtgggacaaaaataaattacattagaataaatatattaatttatatagatttttttttcttaaacctAGTGGGACAAGTGCCCCCTTCCTCCAATACCTGAATCCGTCCCTAATTAAGGAGATGTTGTGATACTacttctttcaaaaatttaaaccGATAAAAAGAgatcataaaaattattaaattaaagatataattattttttatttgcctCGTGTAAGATGCACCAATGCAAATCAATCTATTTTATATCTTATTATGTCACAAAAAATACATCACTTCCTTTCATCTAACGCGAAATGATAAGCGCAAAATGGTTGGTGAAGAAGTTCTAGAGTTGAAATTACATTATTCTAAAGGGGTATAGTAACACATCACTTTCCATCAAACTAAAGAGAATTGAACAAAACAAGACAAAAATCAAAGGAGGACAAAACCTTGTAATTGTGAATCATCATATAGGACCATAATCAAATTGGTCAAGGTATTATTAGTGGACACCTTGCTAAGTAATTAGCTTCCTTAGTAACTTGAGATTTGTTTTAAATACTGAAATTTATATGAAATAGAAAGacttattttttcaaagtttgaAACGAGTTATGCTAAATTAATAAGATTTCTAATAGCTGTTATAtagtattattttttctaaaaatttaaactgataacagagatatgtatgtaaataaataattatatttttaacatgtcTTTTTAGATAAgagtcttttttatttatttaaatttttttgtataatttatttttcttatgtgTCTTTTTTTTTAAGAGGATGATAATGATTAAATTCTAgaacttttaataataaaaattctaatttttaagaaaaatagtaTAAAGATATAGTATAAAAAAGTTTAGAATTTGATTCttaatctgaaatttttttagcacaagactaataaaaaaatttatatgaaaatttacaaaaatctaaataattttttggaTAAGTACTATGTTGTggcataattatttatatatctctttttATCGATTTAAGTCGATAGGAATAATGATTTAATTTCACCATAATAACAAACAGTAATAATGGTCCGATTTAGTGAgtcaattaaaattgaaaaaatataggtagacaatgaaaatactaaataacGCGAATAATAAATATGTCGGATGTTCAGTTtattagtgttgcaagtgtgatgAGCGTTGAAATTAGTtgcacatcaaagaaagcaagaaagagtgagtagtttataagatgagagacccattaacttactatcttaaggttttgagttggatgtagtttcttctcatcttatgttctctcgcttgattcctccccgaagtCTCTCCGATGGTCGAGAGCTCTCTACGGTTGGCCCAACACAATTTAATATGTATGTAgatgattatgttcattattATTTCTAATgagatggttattttttttaattcaatttactcATGCACAGTTAACAATGGTTGGATGTTCAATTCTGTGCATATGGTTATCCTAATTTTAAGGTTTAAGAGGTAATTTAGGatgaagtatttttttattttattggatcaATTCTAAAGGTCATTGTTCATATTTTTACAAAAGTCATTATCTACTTACCAAAACCCGGAATTACACGAAAGTTATTTTTAAACAACATTGGTGGACATGAGGTAGGTAAAGCAAGCTTCCTATAAAATGAAGTTTTAAGAACAGGCTAAAATAAAGTTGAAGTGCAAGAAAGAATTAATAATGGAGAGGACACACTCATCCCTGAGAGAAGAAGAAGCTCGGAAGAACAATACTAGTGGCAGCAAGCCAGGTGGTTGGCCAAGCTTCCCCTTCATCATTGGTATATATTTTGTATGCATCATTATATTCAGTGAGTGACCTCTCTCATAAATGCATTTTCTAATATTTGGTGATTGATGACAGCCACAGTAGCTGGAATAACACTTGCAAGCTCAGGGATTTGGGCAAACTTGATTGTATATCTGATACAAGAGTTCAATATAAAGAGCATCAGTGCTACTCAGATTTCAAATGTGGTTAATGGAACCACTAATCTAGTCCCATTTGTTGCTGCTATCATTGCTGACTGTTTCTTTGGCTCTTTCACTCTTGTCTTGGTTTCCTCTTGTGTCTCTTTGCTGGTACTAATAACTTcacttttataattaaattagttaaaaattcgtgaagttgataattaagagttattaaataatttgacaggtttgactaaattattattgattgcaGGGCACAATTGTATTTGCGTTGACTGCAAGCATAAAATCATTAAGGCCTAAACAGTGCATTAACAATGGATCAAACTTATGCGAAGCAGCTTCTATGATGCAATATGGTGTGTTATACGTTGGAATAGCGCTAGCAGCAATTGGTTTCGGTGGAACTCGGTTCACAACAGCAGCACTTGGAGCAAACCAGTTCCATGATAACACTCACCATCAAAACATCTTCTTCAACTGGTTCTTCTTCACTTGGTACGTTGTTTCAGTTGCAGGCTTCACCGGAGTGGTTTACATTCAAGATAATGTGAGTTGGGGTGTGGGGTTCTGGATATGTGTGGTGTCAAACATGATTGGTGTCATGGTTTTCTTGATGGGGTACCGCTATTATCTCCCTCAAACTCCACAAGGAAGCGCCTTTGTGGATCTTGCAAGAGTTCCTGTTGCTTCTATTCGAAAGTGGAAATCTCAGCTTTCATCATCAACACATGACTACTACAATGGTGCTCATCATCATGATGCTACGCTTCCACCAGTGTCCGCAATACCAGCAAAAAGATTCAGGtactgtttatttatttatttggattCTGTTTTCGAGTGAATATCCCATCTAgtcctgacaattacctcgaaaggacaATGAGGCCCTCAAGAAAAAAAACACCAAATCTGGTCGTTGATCTTTTTCTTTTGGGATTGATTAGCCTCTGTACCAAAAAaaacattgacttttttttggcACAGAGGCCTCATTGTCCTTTCGAAATAATTGTCAGGGGTcgggttgaatttttttttgtcaaggacCTCGTTGTCTTTTGAGGTAATTATCAGGATTGTTTTaggtttttctttatgtttttttaAGTAGGTGAACGCTATGATACCTAAAAGGTGgtgtctatttattaaaaaaagttaaaaaataatatttaatataaaagatataacaataaataatttttaaaaaattaaaacttactaCAAAAGATAAGTTAGTCAAAATTTAGATACCAACTCATAAGCACCATAGAATTAGCCTTTTAAGTATTacctttaattttgatgtactgacaTTTTATACGATGGTTTAATTACATCtgtcttttctattttttaatgcaGGTTTTTCAATCGTGCGGCTCTGGTTACTGAGGGAGACTCAATTGAGAAATCATGGAGGCTATGCAGTGTTCAACAAGTGGAAGATTTTAAGAAAGTGATTGGAATTTTGCCACTCTTGACTTCAAGTATATTCCTAGCAATTCCAATAGGAATGGAATCTAACCTATCACTTCTTCAAGCATTGGTAATGGAAGCTCACTTAGGACCCCATTTCAAATTCCCAGCAGGCTCCCTTGGCGTCATACTCCTAATCTCCACATCTATTTTCCTCTCTCTTCTTGATAGGGTCCTATGGCCATTCTATCAAAAACTAACTGGAAAAACACCCACACCACTCCAACGAATAGGAGTAGGACACGTGTTCAATATCCTGGGTATGGTTGTTTCAGCAATTGTTGAATCGAAGAGGCTTAAGATGTTCCATGATGCAAACAAGTCTATGTCTATACTTTGGTTGTTCCCACAATTGGTGTTGGTTGGTGTCGGAGAAGCTTTTCATTTTCCGGGGCAAGTTGCATTCTATTACCAACAACTCCCACAAGCACTGAGTAGCACATCAACGGCCATGATTTCTTTGATCATAGGGATAGCATTTTATCTAATCACTGCATTGACTCATGAAATTCGTAGAAGTACTCATTGGTTGCCTGATAACATTGATTATGGGAGAGTTGATAATGTGTATTGGATGTTAGTCCTCTTTAGTGGCATCAACTTTGTGTATTACCTCATATGTGCTACTTTCTACAAGTATAGCAAAATTTAGGAGTGTGTTGTGTAGTTATGACTTATGAGTACAAGGTGATATGGTGTCTAAAAAGTGGTATCTAAAGTtaagaataaatatttaattttaaaagtataaaaataaataatttttaaatatttaaaaattataaataaaaattaaatactaattcgTAGGCACCATATATAGAATGGCAGAAATTCATCTGCAGTCAGTCGACTGCAGGTGAAGTTGTTCTTGGATGGCTGACACGTGTTactatatgatttaaaaaaaatcgatttattttatataaatggtttatttaaaaaaatcggttTAAGTAGATCAAATAACTacttttaaaataaatcaattttttttaaaccataTAGTAACACGTGTCAACCATCCAGAAACAACTTCACCTACAGTCGACTGCAGATGAGTTTCCACCGTATAGAATTagtctaataatatatatatatatgtattgatCACTTGGTAATCATATACTTATTACATAATAATATACACCATTTACAATTTCATGAATTCTATTGTCTTTATATTGGTAACAATAGTATTATAGAGTCaatataatttattgtttttggttaaatgttaatcaacaatatttaaaagtattatCTAGAAATATGATATTAAATTggcaaactaaaaattttaaactattaACTAAAAtactaactaaaactaaaattatatatcCTTAAACTTTTCTGCATTGGTAATGCATACCATCTACTGCTGGGTTCTTATATAACATTTAATTAAATAgttttattgactttgtttaatATACAATTATTTgttgataaattttaattatcaaatttattAAAACTGAAATTAATGAGCtcaacttaattttaaaaattagttaagagATCTATAAAAActcatatttataaattatttagagactatatttttaaaaaatatgaaacttGTAATACACTTTTTTAACGtaagaaataattatttaaaacacaaaaatttacaAATGAATAATCTAACAACAATAAATTAAGTCAACTTTAATATCGTATCATAAAATCACTTGTAGTGTTTTATCAAATACTTTCTAGTAATTGTGTTTTACTTTTATCAGTGTCAAAGCTATGTTTAAGAAATCTTTTTCACTTTGCAGTGCAGCCAAAAATACATCTATGATCTATGGACGAGAACTGAACCATGAATGGAACTACTCGCaagatgtttttattttcctaacATATTGTATAAAGTGGTTATTTTAatgaagattttataattatcattgtgtaaaaatatttcattttaactattaaataataaattgtagagtttaatttttatacattataatagtgttatttttatttaaaatatgactAAACAAATAAGccatattttttaaacaaaaatcatcataaaaaaaatatttttagtatcttCATTAAAATAGTTCTTATATATATGCAGCTGAGACCGAGAACCTTATGATAAGGGATACGCTGACATAaggaaataaaaagagattatCTCCATGATAATATATAGTCTCAGTAATAGCGTGATGTATAAAAAAAGAGGTCAAGTTCAATTTTACGCAATTAAATTCAGATATTTTGCCATTTTGGCATAATGTTGTCACCATATAAGATATATTCTGGACTGTACCTATACTATATAGTTGTTAGCACTTAGCACATATGTAACACCATACCTTTGAACCAAATTTTTTACGTTAGTTGGAGAAAACAAGTGTTGAGTGttaattatttatatgataaattattatttatacagGTATGAGAGAATTTTAAACATTCTCGTTTCACATGAGGGGAAGCATGCGAAATTTATAAATGTATAAAACGATTTTTATATTTAGGGAGCAAGTAATCTAAAGTAGCATTATTAGTTTCTTACTCTATCTATGTGATATGACTTTTAAAAAAACATTATCAACAATATCGGTGTAATACATATATATGCTAGAATAAACAAAGTCAAAAACAAACTGTTTAGTTTACACTTTTCTGCATTAATTTGGCCCTTACTGTTGAGTGTTGATTTTGTCATAATGTTGTAGACCCCAATCTCCTAATTGTCGGACGAATTTCTCTCGAACCTAATCATCATAggcatatatattattaaaatattattagagtGGTTAGTAATTGGAAGTTAAGTTACTAATGACTAGTATGTAGTTAGTAGATGAATATTTATGAGGTTAGTTAGTAATATCTCTGTAAATAGAGTGACTCTTGTATCATATACCAACAACTTCAATACAAtaacattatatataatattatctttttattccgtttttctttctaaaatttaacatggtatcagagctatgTATCTTCTTTAAAAAATCGCCATGTTTCTTCTTGAAATCCAAATAATCAATCCTATTGTCTTCTTTCTTTCTAATAGCTAAATCATCTTACAACGTAACACAAGATTCCACCAACCCTTTCTATATTCATCTTAGTAAAAATTCAACATCTAAATTGATGATATTTCTGTTCCAATATGAGAGCGTTGCAATAATTTGATGTTGTCTTGGCCATTTCAttccctctcttcttctattACCCAAAATTGTGGTCAGCTGAAATGTGCCTTCAAAATTTATTGTCcctttacttttcttctttttctcttcttttatcttctcttcttctttgtccattttcttcttcttcctctatcaCCTCCTGTCCGCACCTTTTCTccctctctttatatatatgttcACGCGGCTGCCGGCCACCTTGCGCCATTGCAGCATCCCCGATGtccactttcttcttctcttcttttttcttcttactCCTTCTTGGTTATCTCACTCTATCTCACTCTCAAACACAGAACCAGAACAGAAGCTCTGTTCCTCTTTTTTGTCATGATCAGAATCGCCACCCACGTCGCACTCCTCTCTTTCTTTGTCTTCGtctatgcctttttctctgtGTTACCGTGTTGCACGCCTCTTCCTCAGCCATCTCATCGAAACTTATCCACGTTTGAGATTATTGACATTTTTCATCCACTAACTTGTGGGGACATATTAAAATATTACTGGAGTTGTTAGTAATTAGGAGTTAAGTTAGTAATAACTAGTAGTTAGTAGATAGATATTTATGGAGTTAGTTGATAATATCCCTATAAATAGGATGACTCTTATATCatgtaataataattttaatacaataattttatatataatattatcttcTTATTTCACCCTTTTCCCtgaaattcaatatatataaagAACAATAATAATGAAATATAAATGGCATATATAAAGATATCTGTAGCTGCTAGGATTCATCAATCAGTGACTTTGTGGAATCACAGACAGCATAAGATTCAACCTTACTACTATTAGTGGCATGGCCGACAAAAACCCATAACGAGCACTTCTGAAAAATGCGCCAAGTTTTAGTGGATGATATACCTGGTTACTacgatttttcttttatattagctTTTCCCCTCCTAAAAATATCCCATGTTAAAAGTGCGccttaattattgttaaaatacTTCCAAAATAGATTGTTACATATACAAGATGAGATTCAAAACTCCAACACTTGCTTATATTATATCTCTACAATATAATATCCAATATATGGAATTATTTAGTTTTGATTTTGACAATGTTAAGAGTTTTGTGCAATGTGTGACAATCAGAAGGTTCAAGTGCAAAACAATGGAGGTCAATAACAGCATTCAAACCAGATAGACAAAAGATTCGGATTTTGGATTTTCACTTTtcattctaagtgtttgataaagaCGGGATTAAAGAGTGAATAACCAAATATAATTGACAAAATCACTGTTAAGATGTTAACATCATAAGAAAAAACAAGAGTAAGGCTTCTGCCTTATTTACATAGTGTAATACAGTTAATACCAAATTTCCTCGTCTTATTTATGAAAAACTGtctgttaattaattatttcatacCTGTACATATAATGATGTCAGTATTTCATTGCACCATCTACCTGAACAACAAACTTCAACTGGAACAATCAATATTTTACTCTTCACTCCCTAATCATTCCCTATGAAGTTTATCACTACATACTTCAAACTTGTATATTCTGATTCTGTTATCAAAATACTTATTGGAAACGGTGAAGCTAACATCATTTCCTAAGGAATTGATCAGCCAACTTCAACAAAATCCGCTTCTTCAAGTTTAGCTAATGTTGCAATCTCTTGAATTTGCAGTAGAATCCTCTTCAGAAGAGACATCATCTGATAATCCTAGAATGTAGTCCTCTGAATCTTCATCATCACTCATAATGTCAGCTCTGTTATATCTTCTTTCAATGTAGGCCAATGTCTGCCGCCTCTGCAGGCGAAGAGCATGCATAATAACAGCAGGAGGAAGGGTTCCCCGTGTCTGGTCTTCTCTGCCCTTCCGGTTTGCCTCAATTATCTGTTTATATATATTCAGTCAGGAAGTTACAAGAATGGCAAATGAATTATGTAAACGAAAATAGCATACTGATCACAAACATATCCTATAGCCAAAACAAATCCTATCCTACCTCTTTCGCGTTCACAGGAATTGGTGGAAGGTCACTTGCTAGGGGAGCCCAGATCTTCACATCGTTTTCTATACCACAAGTTGCCAGAATAGGTAAATGTGGATGAGGTTCGAGTTGATTTAAAACATGCTGGTCACCGACCATTAATCGCACCAGCTTAGCATCCTTCTTTTTCCAGATGAATATATGGCCACAATCTGAGCCACTCAACACATATTCATCACTGGGGCCAAAAAAACTCACTCCCTTAACTGTCTGTTGATTTCTATGGCCCGAGTAAACTTGTGCCTGTTGAATATTCTTCAAGTCCTCAGATGAAGCAGAAGGTGAAGAACCCCAGCCGGCATTCTTTTCAAACAGATAAATCAGCTCATCATTATAAGAAACAAGGAGCTCGCTAGAGCTTGAATAAGCCAATGCTGTGATGTGCACAGTATCTGACTCAATTAAGTGATTTGGGCAAAATGTGTTAACAGGTATATCTGAATTTCTTGCTGCATCCCACTGACATTTTCTTATGTCATAAACGCGTGCATATTGATCAGATCCCGCAACAGCAAAGTAATATGGATTTCTAGAGTCAATCACAATGGAATTCAAACCTATCTTGCTTGTGGAATCTTTATTGCTCCCCATAGATGAGGAACAACAGAGAAATTTTGTAGCAGAACTACTTCGCAAATCAAACTACAAAGGAAACCTTTACAACTGTTAGTATATAGTATAAAGGAAAGCTTCAACATGCAACATGATGTAATACTTGACTAACATGTTGAACTAAACCATCTTCACCACAACTGTAGAATATGTGTGGACTTCCTGGCTCCACAGCAAGCTTGTAGACATTTCCACGGTGCTTCCCCAACAATGTAATGTCAGCTCGACCATCCTCCCGAAGAACACCAAGCCTTATCTGCAAAAGGAAAGATCAATTTCCAGACAAGGGGATTTCAGCAGACACTTTAAAAGAGCATATAGATATGtttaatatcatttgaatgatgTACCAGAGGGCAAGGCTCCACAATCCACATGAGGATAAAACTATTCAACTGAAGAAGGAAATTGATATGAATGATCTTGGTTTGTTATGCTTTATTATTATGGTATTCTATTCAACAGTCTCCCATTTTTCCTTTGTAGTTACAAAGATTGACAAAAGCGAAGAACAGAATACTGAATTCAATATTGAGTAAATTTTACCTGGCCATCACCAGCAGAAGTAACTATTCGGCTGTCATCGGTGAATGGCATTATCTTTGTCTGGAATATGTTGTCTGAGTGGCCAGAAGGGTATGCAAACAATTTAGTTTTGGATGCCCAATTCCAAAACACAACTTGCCTGTCATCAGAACCTGAGACAAGAAGGTCGCCAGTAGAGTTGAACTCCACTGCATTCACACAACCTTCATGACCATTTAACTTGCCATATAAATTCAGGTTCTGCACAAGAGCCTGCAAGCATATACAAGATATTCATAATCACCAATAGAAATCATAACAACTATTCAAATTTCTGAACTTGCTTCCCGATTCACAAATTACACCAATGAGGGAACATGTTAAACTTGAAGAACACGAAACCACAAAATTGTAGCTTCCTTGGATGACAGAGAAATGCATACCTGGGCCACCTCTTCTGATGCATGCTCAAAAATTCCAATGTTATATTAAGTTTCCAAATTCAAACATTGAAAGCGATAATGAAGTTACCGACGTTAAACAATGAAAAAAGAATTCGAGTGAAAACCTCTGAAGCAGAAAAGCGTCGAGCAAAGCCGCTAGGGTGAGACAACCCAACCTCTCTCCTATAAATATCAGTGAATCCTCGTCGAACCCTTGTATTGACCCTAACGTTGTCGAAGTTCTCCATTTCCAaagattcttttcttttttttctgagAGTGAGCGTGTAGTTGCAGTTCGCAGCGCTTGATTCCTTTTGGAATAACTGAGTACTGTTCGACAAAGAGTGAAGACGCTAACGTGgatgttctttcttttctttctcgaTTTTGCCCTTTTCTCGTTTTTTGGGTACTGGCTTTTTTGTAGCGGGACACGGATCCACCATCACTTGGATGAGTCCGTAACTAAGTTATATGGGCTGTGAATTCAATCAGTTTTGCAGCTTATAACTCAGCAGAATAAACATCCCCAATTATCTCATGAGACCTTCATCACAGTTACGGTGCTTCATGGACATGATACGATTTCTGCTAATACTGACCAAAAACGAATCTGTTAATAAGACTACAAGGAACAAAATTTCTCGTCAACAAAATAAATAAGCCTTTTTTTTATGGGAAAATTTGGACCATTATGCTCCATGTTTTACTTTTTGTACTCCAATAAAATAGAGCACAAAAGGATCCAtacaaactaaaaacaaaaaagagtgaAGAAACATGACGATCCAATAAATTCAATCACCAAATTGAAATTGTGAAACTGAGGAATTTGCTATTGTTGGTTGAGTAGAGAGAGAAATGGGGAATCACTACCGAAAGAAAAAATAGCCGTTTTCTCTCCGTACAACTTTCGCTTTCTGTCCGTTTGAAATTTTTCAGCCTGATGTCCGGTGCCGAAGGTCCTACGGGACCCTCTCATGAGCATCAACCTACAGTAGAAGAACAAGACCAACTTAAGAGAAGTATTAAAAAGGTAAGAAAAGATGGAGAAGGTTTCACTGGCACTCAACTTCTCCAACCGAGAGATGAGGAATGGATGCGAGACAGCATGGAGTTAGAGGGGAATTTTAAAGCTGGAAAATCTTTTGCCCAAATGGTAAGAGGTGGATTCACTAAAGATCACATGGAAGAAGACATCGTTGAACTTAGTAAAGAAGGAAACATAAGCAGTGAAGATGACAAAGAAGAGAAAGAGCATCGAGAAGAGGAAACTGACACTTGCAACACAGAGAACATAAGagtagagaagaccaaagagggCCTCTATAATATCGTCATTAGCGATGCTATGGAGAGAGAACTTTGGAAG contains:
- the LOC112772884 gene encoding protein NRT1/ PTR FAMILY 2.6, whose translation is MERTHSSLREEEARKNNTSGSKPGGWPSFPFIIATVAGITLASSGIWANLIVYLIQEFNIKSISATQISNVVNGTTNLVPFVAAIIADCFFGSFTLVLVSSCVSLLGTIVFALTASIKSLRPKQCINNGSNLCEAASMMQYGVLYVGIALAAIGFGGTRFTTAALGANQFHDNTHHQNIFFNWFFFTWYVVSVAGFTGVVYIQDNVSWGVGFWICVVSNMIGVMVFLMGYRYYLPQTPQGSAFVDLARVPVASIRKWKSQLSSSTHDYYNGAHHHDATLPPVSAIPAKRFRFFNRAALVTEGDSIEKSWRLCSVQQVEDFKKVIGILPLLTSSIFLAIPIGMESNLSLLQALVMEAHLGPHFKFPAGSLGVILLISTSIFLSLLDRVLWPFYQKLTGKTPTPLQRIGVGHVFNILGMVVSAIVESKRLKMFHDANKSMSILWLFPQLVLVGVGEAFHFPGQVAFYYQQLPQALSSTSTAMISLIIGIAFYLITALTHEIRRSTHWLPDNIDYGRVDNVYWMLVLFSGINFVYYLICATFYKYSKI
- the LOC112771949 gene encoding uncharacterized protein; this translates as MENFDNVRVNTRVRRGFTDIYRREVGLSHPSGFARRFSASEALVQNLNLYGKLNGHEGCVNAVEFNSTGDLLVSGSDDRQVVFWNWASKTKLFAYPSGHSDNIFQTKIMPFTDDSRIVTSAGDGQIRLGVLREDGRADITLLGKHRGNVYKLAVEPGSPHIFYSCGEDGLVQHFDLRSSSATKFLCCSSSMGSNKDSTSKIGLNSIVIDSRNPYYFAVAGSDQYARVYDIRKCQWDAARNSDIPVNTFCPNHLIESDTVHITALAYSSSSELLVSYNDELIYLFEKNAGWGSSPSASSEDLKNIQQAQVYSGHRNQQTVKGVSFFGPSDEYVLSGSDCGHIFIWKKKDAKLVRLMVGDQHVLNQLEPHPHLPILATCGIENDVKIWAPLASDLPPIPVNAKEIIEANRKGREDQTRGTLPPAVIMHALRLQRRQTLAYIERRYNRADIMSDDEDSEDYILGLSDDVSSEEDSTANSRDCNIS